A portion of the Tachysurus fulvidraco isolate hzauxx_2018 chromosome 8, HZAU_PFXX_2.0, whole genome shotgun sequence genome contains these proteins:
- the rasd1 gene encoding dexamethasone-induced Ras-related protein 1 produces the protein MIKKMSPSENDFDVPAKNCYRMVILGSTKVGKSAIVSRFLTGKFDEQYTPTIEDFHRKLYSIRGDVYQLDILDTSGNHPFPAMRRLSILTGDVFVLVFSLDNRESFNEVQRLKRQIYETKSCLKNKTKENMAVPLVICGNKGDREFQREVAREEIEQLVAGNEQCAYFEISAKRNTNVDLMFRQLFDMAKLPNEMSPDLHRKVSAQYCDMLHRKSFKGKKPKDCDAYGVVAPFARRPSVHSDLMYIKEKAVGGAHGKDRCVIS, from the exons ATGATTAAGAAAATGTCACCATCAGAAAACGACTTTGACGTCCCAGCAAAGAACTGCTACAGGATGGTGATTCTGGGCTCCACTAAAGTTGGCAAGTCGGCTATAGTGTCCCGGTTCCTCACCGGTAAATTCGATGAGCAGTACACACCGACTATAGAAGACTTCCACAGAAAACTTTACAGCATCAGAGGAGATGTTTACCAACTGGACATTTTGGACACCTCTGGAAACCATCCATTTCCTGCTATGAGGAGATTATCTATCCTGACAG GTGACGTATTCGTTCTGGTGTTCAGTCTGGACAACCGAGAGTCGTTTAACGAAGTGCAGCGCCTGAAGCGTCAGATCTACGAGACCAAGTCGTGCCTGAAAAATAAGACTAAGGAGAACATGGCTGTGCCGTTGGTGATCTGCGGGAATAAAGGAGACCGTGAGTTTCAGCGCGAAGTGGCACGTGAGGAGATCGAGCAGCTTGTGGCCGGGAACGAGCAGTGCGCGTACTTCGAGATCTCTGCCAAGCGCAACACCAACGTGGACCTTATGTTCCGCCAGCTCTTCGACATGGCCAAGCTGCCCAACGAGATGAGTCCTGACCTGCACCGCAAGGTATCAGCGCAGTACTGCGACATGTTACACCGCAAGTCGTTTAAGGGCAAGAAGCCGAAAGACTGTGACGCGTACGGTGTGGTTGCGCCTTTTGCGCGCCGCCCCAGCGTGCACAGCGACCTCATGTACATCAAGGAAAAGGCTGTCGGTGGTGCCCACGGCAAGGACAGGTGTGTAATTAGCTaa
- the med9 gene encoding mediator of RNA polymerase II transcription subunit 9, whose amino-acid sequence MATPVSVVDDTEDYSFLPLIHDIIKCMDKDNQDVHTEINKLRQRIQDTREQILAMPGIDLSSEVQQNKLHTLRDQVRTKNQLLHKYKGLCMFDIPKPS is encoded by the exons ATGGCGACTCCCGTGTCGGTGGTAGACGATACAGAAGATTACTCGTTTTTGCCGCTTATACACGACATTATCAAATG CATGGACAAAGACAACCAGGATGTCCACACTGAGATCAACAAGTTAAGGCAGAGAATCCAGGACACACGTGAACAGATCCTGGCCATGCCTGGTATCGACCTCAGCTCTGAGGTGCAGCAGAACAAACTTCACACCCTGAGAGATCAAGTCCGCACCAAGAATCAGCTGTTACACAAATACAAGGGCTTGTGCATGTTCGACATCCCTAAACCTTCCTGA